In Capra hircus breed San Clemente chromosome 26, ASM170441v1, whole genome shotgun sequence, the following are encoded in one genomic region:
- the HABP2 gene encoding hyaluronan-binding protein 2 isoform X1 — MFARMSDLRVLLLMVLAGKTAFGFSLLSFLTDPDPDWTPDQYEYSQEYYNQEENASSTPAYSDNPDWYYEEDDPCLSNPCTHGGDCLIRGATFTCRCRDPFSGNRCQNVQNKCKNNPCGRGDCLIIQSPPYHRCACKHPYRGSDCSRVVPVCRPNPCQNGGTCSRQRRRSKFTCACPDQFKGKLCEIGPDDCYVDDGYSYRGKVSRTVNQHSCLYWNSHLLLQEKYNVFMEDAEAHGIGEHNFCRNPDGDKKPWCFFKVNNAKVKWEYCDVSACSAPDVANPEGRPAEPLTKFPEFGSCGKTEIAEKKVKRIFGGFKSTAGKHPWQASLQTSLRLTVSMPQGHYCGGALIHPCWVLTAAHCTEIKTKYLKVVLGDQDLTKTEFHEQSFGVQKIFKYSHYVEIDDIPYNDIALLKLKPVDGHCALESKYVKTVCLPDGPFPSGTECHISGWGVTETGEGSRQLLDAKVKLISNTICNSHRLYDHSIDDNMICAGNLQKPGQDSCQGDSGGPLTCEKDGTSYVYGIVSWGLECGKKPGVYTQVTKFLTWIKTTMEKEASF, encoded by the exons ATTGGACTCCTGACCAGTATGAGTACAGCCAAGAGTATTATAACCAGGAAGAGAATGCCAGCAGTACCCCTGCCTATTCTGACAACCCTGACTGGTACTACGAAGAGGATG ACCCATGCCTGTCCAACCCCTGTACACATGGTGGGGACTGCCTCATCAGGGGGGCCACCTTCACGTGCCGCTGTCGGGACCCTTTCTCTGGAAACAGATGTCAGAATG TGCAAAACAAGTGCAAAAACAACCCATGTGGCCGGGGAGACTGTCTCATTATTCAGAGTCCTCCTTACCACCGCTGTGCCTGCAAACACCCTTACAGGGGTTCAGACTGCTCCAGAG TGGTTCCTGTGTGCAGGCCAAATCCCTGCCAAAACGGTGGCACCTGCTCCCGGCAGAGGCGGAGGTCCAAGTTCACCTGCGCCTGTCCTGACCAGTTCAAGGGGAAGCTCTGTGAAATAG GTCCTGATGACTGCTACGTTGATGACGGCTACTCTTACCGAGGGAAAGTGAGTAGGACAGTCAACCAGCACTCGTGCCTTTACTGGAACTCCCACCTCCTCTTGCAGGAGAAGTACAACGTGTTTATGGAGGACGCTGAGGCCCATGGGATCGGGGAGCACAATTTCTGCAG aaACCCAGATGGAGACAAAAAGCCCTGGTGTTTCTTTAAAGTAAACAATGCGAAGGTGAAGTGGGAGTACTGTGATGTCTCCGCCTGCTCTGCCCCAG ACGTTGCCAACCCAGAGGGAAGACCCGCGGAGCCCTTGACCAAGTTTCCTGAGTTTGGGTCCTGCGGGAAGACTGAGATAGCAGAGAAGAAGGTCAAGAGGATCTTTGGAGGCTTTAAGAGCACGGCGGGCAAGCACCCGTGGCAGGCATCCCTGCAGACCTCACTACGACTGACCGTCTCCATGCCCCAGGGCCATTACTGCGGGGGGGCGCTGATCCACCCATGCTGGGTGCTGACTGCAGCCCACTGCACTGA GATAAAAACCAAATATCTAAAAGTGGTACTTGGAGACCAGGACCTGACGAAGAcggaattccatgagcagagttTTGGGGTGCAGAAGATTTTCAAGTACAGCCACTATGTTGAAATAGACGACATTCCCTACAACGATATTG CCTTGCTCAAGCTAAAGCCAGTGGATGGTCATTGTGCCCTGGAATCCAAATATGTGAAAACTGTCTGTTTGCCCGATGGTCCCTTTCCCTCTGGGACTGAGTGCCATATCTCCGGCTGGGGTGTCACAGAAACAG GAGAAGGGTCCCGCCAGCTCCTGGATGCTAAGGTCAAGCTGATCAGCAACACGATATGCAACTCCCACCGACTCTATGACCACTCGATCGACGACAACATGATTTGTGCAGGAAACCTCCAGAAGCCTGGACAAGACTCCTGCCAG GGCGACTCTGGAGGCCCTCTGACCTGTGAGAAGGACGGCACCTCCTACGTCTACGGGATCGTGAGCTGGGGCCTGGAGTGTGGGAAGAAGCCAGGGGTCTACACTCAAGTGACCAAATTCCTAACGTGGATCAAAACCACCATGGAGAAGGAGGCTAGCTTCTGA
- the HABP2 gene encoding hyaluronan-binding protein 2 isoform X2, whose product MFARMSDLRVLLLMVLAGKTAFGFSLLSFLTDPDPDWTPDQYEYSQEYYNQEENASSTPAYSDNPDWYYEEDVQNKCKNNPCGRGDCLIIQSPPYHRCACKHPYRGSDCSRVVPVCRPNPCQNGGTCSRQRRRSKFTCACPDQFKGKLCEIGPDDCYVDDGYSYRGKVSRTVNQHSCLYWNSHLLLQEKYNVFMEDAEAHGIGEHNFCRNPDGDKKPWCFFKVNNAKVKWEYCDVSACSAPDVANPEGRPAEPLTKFPEFGSCGKTEIAEKKVKRIFGGFKSTAGKHPWQASLQTSLRLTVSMPQGHYCGGALIHPCWVLTAAHCTEIKTKYLKVVLGDQDLTKTEFHEQSFGVQKIFKYSHYVEIDDIPYNDIALLKLKPVDGHCALESKYVKTVCLPDGPFPSGTECHISGWGVTETGEGSRQLLDAKVKLISNTICNSHRLYDHSIDDNMICAGNLQKPGQDSCQGDSGGPLTCEKDGTSYVYGIVSWGLECGKKPGVYTQVTKFLTWIKTTMEKEASF is encoded by the exons ATTGGACTCCTGACCAGTATGAGTACAGCCAAGAGTATTATAACCAGGAAGAGAATGCCAGCAGTACCCCTGCCTATTCTGACAACCCTGACTGGTACTACGAAGAGGATG TGCAAAACAAGTGCAAAAACAACCCATGTGGCCGGGGAGACTGTCTCATTATTCAGAGTCCTCCTTACCACCGCTGTGCCTGCAAACACCCTTACAGGGGTTCAGACTGCTCCAGAG TGGTTCCTGTGTGCAGGCCAAATCCCTGCCAAAACGGTGGCACCTGCTCCCGGCAGAGGCGGAGGTCCAAGTTCACCTGCGCCTGTCCTGACCAGTTCAAGGGGAAGCTCTGTGAAATAG GTCCTGATGACTGCTACGTTGATGACGGCTACTCTTACCGAGGGAAAGTGAGTAGGACAGTCAACCAGCACTCGTGCCTTTACTGGAACTCCCACCTCCTCTTGCAGGAGAAGTACAACGTGTTTATGGAGGACGCTGAGGCCCATGGGATCGGGGAGCACAATTTCTGCAG aaACCCAGATGGAGACAAAAAGCCCTGGTGTTTCTTTAAAGTAAACAATGCGAAGGTGAAGTGGGAGTACTGTGATGTCTCCGCCTGCTCTGCCCCAG ACGTTGCCAACCCAGAGGGAAGACCCGCGGAGCCCTTGACCAAGTTTCCTGAGTTTGGGTCCTGCGGGAAGACTGAGATAGCAGAGAAGAAGGTCAAGAGGATCTTTGGAGGCTTTAAGAGCACGGCGGGCAAGCACCCGTGGCAGGCATCCCTGCAGACCTCACTACGACTGACCGTCTCCATGCCCCAGGGCCATTACTGCGGGGGGGCGCTGATCCACCCATGCTGGGTGCTGACTGCAGCCCACTGCACTGA GATAAAAACCAAATATCTAAAAGTGGTACTTGGAGACCAGGACCTGACGAAGAcggaattccatgagcagagttTTGGGGTGCAGAAGATTTTCAAGTACAGCCACTATGTTGAAATAGACGACATTCCCTACAACGATATTG CCTTGCTCAAGCTAAAGCCAGTGGATGGTCATTGTGCCCTGGAATCCAAATATGTGAAAACTGTCTGTTTGCCCGATGGTCCCTTTCCCTCTGGGACTGAGTGCCATATCTCCGGCTGGGGTGTCACAGAAACAG GAGAAGGGTCCCGCCAGCTCCTGGATGCTAAGGTCAAGCTGATCAGCAACACGATATGCAACTCCCACCGACTCTATGACCACTCGATCGACGACAACATGATTTGTGCAGGAAACCTCCAGAAGCCTGGACAAGACTCCTGCCAG GGCGACTCTGGAGGCCCTCTGACCTGTGAGAAGGACGGCACCTCCTACGTCTACGGGATCGTGAGCTGGGGCCTGGAGTGTGGGAAGAAGCCAGGGGTCTACACTCAAGTGACCAAATTCCTAACGTGGATCAAAACCACCATGGAGAAGGAGGCTAGCTTCTGA